Within the Medicago truncatula cultivar Jemalong A17 chromosome 4, MtrunA17r5.0-ANR, whole genome shotgun sequence genome, the region tattttttatttgctgCTCCAAGTTTCCCGCACGCGGAGGACCAAGTCCCGCACGTTTTTCACACGCGCAAGCTTCCGCTCCACGTTTCCGCGTCGTGGTTACCGTTACGTGGGTCGTGGGCTGGGTTTGGCGGGTCGGCGGAGAAAACGAGGTCGAAacctctctataaatagagagctcggGAATGGgattcttcactccaaaaccgAGAATCGAATCatcttctctggttttctcccCTTCTCATCTCCCTCAGGTTGTGTTGACGAACCGTTCTTTTCTTCCCTCCCTCTTTGGTTTCTCGGGTGGTCTGCGTGCCATATTAGAGTGGTTTTCGAAACTTTTCGAAACCATACTGAGGTGTTATTCTCGAGCGATTTCTGGCAGTGATCGTACAGTTTGAATCTgagctgttttatcctggagacggcgcggttgctagtctaccttgcacaacttaggtagtgccgcgaaacgtcttaaagaaaacgacctggtcgtgactcacccCGGTAATTGTTCCAAAAGCTCTGTCGTATTTTttaatccaaaaacaacaagttGCGAAGGAGGAGAACCCTGAATTAGAAATCACGGTGGAAGCCATAGATATGATGAACGAGATAATGAACAACGTGTTGGATAAGATTGTCGACGAAGCTGCGAAGAATGCTGCTGCTTCCAATCAAACAAGTTTGAATATAAAGGATTTCAAGGCCGCAGTTAAACAACTCTTTCCCGAAGATTTGGCTAGGTTTGCTAACCTTCATGGTTAACTTGTACCACTTTTGAAACCAACCTAGCTCATGAACAAGATATTAAAGACAGTGAATTTCAACGATTCGCTGATTATTTGGGTATGTGAAGATATAGATAGGTCTTGTAATTGATGGATGATGGTACATGAGTACATGAACTCAACGCCATGTTCTTTTCTTTCATTACTCTTAATCTTCAAGTCAAATACAGACGATAGCTCAATTTCCCTCTATTTCCCCCTTTACAATGTaccataatttaatatattgtttGTGGAGTGTTCTATGTttcatgattcatgatttttcCACTTTTTATGCACTTAAATTTATGTGTAGACATACCTATAGGCTATATTgaatattttatcttaaaaaagtTCAAGAAGTGGTGCATCATCCGctcattctaatttttttttccataaaacaaaaagaagaaaagataaaagtgtTAAAAAGGTGAGACAACATAAAAGGAGGAGAATGTGATTTTAATCACACGATTCTAAGGCTTTAATTGCTTGTTTAGAGGGGATGGGAGGAGaggattttgaaaataaataaaggaataAGTGGATGAAATAGAAGACTTTGAGAAGGGAGTGTTCTGGGaagtttattttgtttcataatACTAAAGTCCTCTTAGATTGGGGaagtcaaaatttatatttttgaagtttttgttTAGGTGAAGCCGACTTTGGAGGGTCTTTATGAATTCTTGAGATTCAACATATGTTgttgtaatatttttaaaattaaaaatatatcaatcataaacattaatttatcattctttaaaagaatacactttccaaaaaaaaatgtttttttagaaaacctatccaaaaaagtgaaaaataaaagtgaaggCTCAAGATGAATTTCAAAATAAGGCTTGttggaaaatatattattataaaaagatgtatttttttatacaaaattatttattaagatttaaattttttataaacaatataaatttaCTTGACATGATATAAGATAGTTGCATAATAAAagatgaaaaggaaaatatttatcatcctaaaaaaagtataattgcTAGTCAATCTATTGGAGAACCGGAAACTCAACTAACTGCGGAATATGTGTGATCCCCctcaaatgaaaaaataaaattttatttgacataTTCATTTGCACTTTTCAAGGTTGAgtagatgaaaaaaaaagtgttgactTGTTTTCAATATCCAGAGCTTAGTGGCTATGAGGCATGCAGATTAATTTAAAAGATGAAGCATTTTTTCAGTTGATATAAATGCACAtgcttggtaaaaaaaaattgaggtggCCTGTCTTTTGGACCGGACCTGATGAGAACGAGATTCTAATTACAGCGTAACGTTGATAGAATTTGTATCTCTAGTTAGTTGAATGACAATTATATGATGGCTACTTAACTAAAAGTCCGTTTGAATCCGCGttgaatttgacaaaatcacgaCACCATGATTTATAAAAGCTACATTTTAGAGCTTAGCTTCAGTAATATCAAATTGCACTGTGATTTCGTCAAACCCACAGACCACAGTGATTTCAATCTGCACCAAAACACTTGAGAGTACTAATGAAAAAAACAATGACCAATTGGTTATGAAACATTGAATATAGCAGTCTTAGTTGGAACTAGCGTTCTCGTTTCAAGaacataaattatttcattATGATATTGTTTAGGCACTTATTTACTGTCATGCATGAAGTAGCATATTTTTTTAGCCTTTTCTTGATTTTCTCTGTCCAAAACAGAAACTAGTCACAACAGACACAAATGATCAATTAAATCTTGAGCACACTTTTCTAATCTCTCCATCAATACCAGTCTTCACATCTACACTACTCAACTTAATCATAGCCTTtggaaattcaaaatcaaatcttAACCCCAATAACCCTCTAAAATTCCCACCATAATTTTCCACCACCCTTCTTGTAGCAGAATCTTCCCACAGCCTCTGGTCTGACTCTAGAATCCCGTTACCATCGCGTACATTTTTGAAGAAACTTACATCAAATTTGGCTGGACTATCTTTGTCCAAAGCCACCCTTCTCAAACCATCTCCATTTTTTGGACATATTGCTTTAAGCTGGGCTAAGAAAGCTTGGTTTATAGTAGGATCAGCATTGCCAGTGGTTGTGAAATTGTATAGACGATAACTAAAGAACCTGCAATCTGTTTGGCCAATGGTATGTGCACCTTCACAAAAATCAAGAGTTTAGgttaatacataaataaatgtGTAGCAAATGCTAGGAACATATAAGAAAAGTAATTAGAGACTAACTTTATTTTTTCGTTGTTGTTAGTCCAATTTCGTTTATAGATTAAAAGTTTTGAAAGAAAGCATACCAAGTAAGGTAACAAGGTCATGATCATTTAGACCTTTGGCAGCAAATTTTTGTCGATGGACAGAAACAGGTTCAAGCGGAGAAGGCAAGTTTGAG harbors:
- the LOC11441645 gene encoding peroxidase 25; its protein translation is MIVKLGFLVILGMTLAVNAQLKTGFYSNSCPTAESIVRSTVVSYFNKDPTIAPGLLRLHFHDCFVQGCDGSILIAGSSSERSALPNLGLRGFEVIDNAKSQIEAICPGVVSCADILALAARDAVDLSDGPSWPVPTGRKDGRISLSSQASNLPSPLEPVSVHRQKFAAKGLNDHDLVTLLGAHTIGQTDCRFFSYRLYNFTTTGNADPTINQAFLAQLKAICPKNGDGLRRVALDKDSPAKFDVSFFKNVRDGNGILESDQRLWEDSATRRVVENYGGNFRGLLGLRFDFEFPKAMIKLSSVDVKTGIDGEIRKVCSRFN